In one window of Acidobacteriota bacterium DNA:
- a CDS encoding DUF1080 domain-containing protein, with protein sequence MPNTLTPEEVSQGWVLLWDGETTFGWQSLGGAEWQIGNGVLSAASGNSGWLATNAQFADYVLKLEYRTAADGNSGVFLRSLKEGEPHQTGYELQICDSHASYTTGSLVNHIQAKPVVTEADRWQSYEISVQGDRFVVRLNGEQILDARTEAHRTGHIGLQYNQDKKIEFRNIKLKPLGLEPLFDGNSLKGWRKVDRPNKPMPHEWSVGEGLIHVEKGAGQLETERTFKDFVFQLDIRTNAPDAETHPNSGVFFRGDAGEFWTGYESQIRNQFEEGDRSRPVDFGTGGLYFYHPARRVIPSDGEFFTKTIIAKGRHIAVWVNGYPVTDYVEGRPEGRNARKEARLEGGTFSLQAHDPTTNLDFRNLNAVELPER encoded by the coding sequence GTGCCCAATACCCTGACTCCCGAGGAGGTCAGCCAAGGCTGGGTTCTTCTTTGGGACGGAGAGACCACGTTCGGCTGGCAGTCATTGGGAGGGGCAGAATGGCAGATCGGGAACGGGGTCCTCTCGGCAGCCTCAGGCAACTCCGGGTGGTTGGCCACCAATGCGCAATTCGCCGACTACGTGCTGAAACTGGAATATCGCACTGCCGCCGATGGCAACAGCGGAGTCTTTCTGCGGTCCCTCAAGGAGGGAGAACCCCACCAAACCGGATATGAGCTCCAGATTTGCGATTCACACGCCAGCTACACCACCGGCAGCCTGGTCAACCACATCCAGGCCAAGCCGGTAGTCACCGAGGCGGACCGCTGGCAAAGCTACGAAATCTCGGTTCAGGGAGACCGATTCGTGGTGCGGCTCAATGGCGAACAGATCCTGGATGCGCGGACCGAAGCCCATCGAACGGGGCACATCGGCCTGCAGTACAACCAGGACAAGAAAATAGAATTTCGCAACATCAAGCTGAAACCCTTGGGACTGGAACCGCTATTTGACGGCAATAGCCTGAAGGGCTGGCGCAAGGTGGACCGGCCAAACAAGCCGATGCCGCACGAATGGTCGGTCGGAGAGGGACTGATTCACGTGGAAAAGGGAGCGGGACAACTCGAAACGGAACGGACCTTCAAGGACTTCGTATTCCAGCTCGACATCCGGACCAATGCCCCCGACGCAGAAACCCATCCCAATAGCGGCGTCTTCTTTCGCGGTGACGCCGGGGAGTTCTGGACAGGCTACGAATCCCAGATCCGCAACCAGTTCGAAGAGGGCGATCGCTCCCGACCAGTGGACTTCGGCACGGGCGGTCTCTATTTCTACCACCCCGCCCGGCGAGTCATTCCAAGCGACGGTGAGTTCTTCACCAAGACGATCATCGCCAAGGGGCGCCACATCGCGGTTTGGGTGAACGGCTATCCCGTCACCGACTACGTTGAAGGTCGTCCCGAAGGAAGGAATGCCAGGAAGGAAGCCCGCCTGGAGGGAGGAACCTTCAGCCTGCAAGCCCACGATCCCACGACCAACCTGGACTTTCGAAACCTCAACGCGGTGGAGCTACCCGAGAGATAA